ACACATCTGtgttactaaaattaggtatacttcatttaatttagaattagaaaCCACAATAACATTATATTGTGTCTGGTCAACTATTTGTTACCAAGCAAATAGTACAGTACAATAGTCTGGGAGccgcaaaataaaattgaattaaaatgcTTAACACTTTTATGTGCGTTGTCTAGTCAATTGTTGCAATCAGTCACTAATGTGCCAAATTACAATTCCGCAATATTAGTCTCCGCTTAGCAATTGCTGCTTCGTATTAGTTCTAAGCTTCCGTACTAGCAATTGAAGTGCCACTTTTTGCGTGTCGTCAATTGTTACTCTAGTGCAAATTGTAAAGAGATTATAGTTCACGCGCCGCAATATAATGTTGTTGTGGtttctaattctaaattaaatgaagtatagtTAAGTCTattgttttgttaatattatgatatatatgACAGGACGACAGAggctacattatttctacttttggccactattaaCGCTGCGATgaatttcattacccccacctagtacttccaCCTAGCGAATTGAGAGAGCACATTTGTGTCATTATACAGCTAAACACATGGCAGTGTTTCTGCCAAGTTCGTTAAGCAAAAGaacaatataattttatgtaaCACGAGTTCTAGGTACTCAGCTACTTTTAACTTCTTGTTATTAGATTAGTCatacataatttataaattttcgtGTAAGTATAACCaacacattttaaatttaagggATCAATATTGACTCACATTAAATTCTGTCCTATTTTTTGTTCTACTacctatcttttttttattcgactggatgcaaacgagcatgtgggtctcctgatggtaagagatcaccaccgtccattagcatctgcaacaccaggggtattgcagatgcgttaccaacctagaggcctaagatgggatacctcaagtgccagtaatttcaccggctgtcttactctccatgccgaaacacaacagtgcaagcacagctgcttcacggcaggattagcaagcaagatgatggtagcaatccggccggaccttgcacaaggttctaccacctgcaaaatctgtGTTCATAATCAtcactttatattttattaattactagccgttacccgcgtctccgtccgtgtagaattcggttatcgctatcccgcgggagtaATGCAATTTTACggaataaaaacgggaccccgGGGGTCTCCGAGACCTGTattccgaatttcatctaaatcggtttagcggcttagacgtgatgaaattacaaacaaacaaaaaaaaacagacttataaactttcgcatttatatattagGGAGATAACTTTTTGAGCTCATAGATTTCATGACTACCATCGCAACTTAAGAGTTATTAAACATTTATCATATTTTCAGAACATTCTCCGTCATAgcagataggtacttatttatgttttttttaaataagtatatatttcaACACATAATGTTGCTTTTAAGAACAATACTATAATTATgatgacataaataaatatttcaattatgaTTTTTTGTTACTAACGATCACATTACcgcatttaaattcaaaatgtcattaatatacaatgtattattttttattttacaatatatacttaaataacaaatacatatgaactaaaaaaaaatctttgctcacccgcgaccatatcatagctaagtttatgcaagaaatacgTGTTTATGTAGTTCCTTCACCTGCACACTagaagaacacacaaatcatacaaacccataataatatatcaccaccaccacaataaactgacgcgtttcggaCTCAAcaagagctcatcttcagagcaacacaaccgtactcCATCCTACCTGATGTTAGActaagtaacgcttgattcaataaaattaactaatacataattaaaaaacaaagaaaaatagaaCTCAAACTAACTTATCCTATATTATGTACAAACATCGCCCAGATTTCTATTATTTGGGCAGAGTACAAGGAAGGAACAAGCATGATGTAAAATTGCATaagaaatgttttaaaattttctgtGTGTCAGAAAAACttggcatatttttttacatttttactaCATCATTTGCCAGATCATCCTGGTCACCAGTTTGGATTCGGCTATGTGACTAGCTAGACTTCACATGCTTTGTAGTTCTTCttagtaacaaataaattacataaacttTATTGGGAACAGTGAAAATTTATTGCAAAGGTAAAtttttcttataataataacgtagctgtcatttatttttcgtctttctttctatttatgatttttattaacgTAAGgtataaactttcacatttttgtaCTAAATATAACTCCTTTTAGTAGAAGATCCGTTTAAGAACCACCTTCACTAAACTGGTTAATAGACAAAAAGATATGTTAataaggtttactaatgttccagcgaataacgtttggcaaccagtttaatttcgcaactgtttaatatttctgaaactgtaaatatttcaggatttttataaaacttacctagcctaaagggttctacacgatggctctaaaataaatcctgaaatatttacagttttagagtttgcgaaatgaaaagttgcgaaatgaaacaagttgccaaacgttacgttgcgaaaaggcagtatcCGAactcataggtacctactcataaattttaatatcaatcaaaagtatgaatgaagcctataaaatgtataaacgcctcaaggtcacaaaatatagctgtctcggcgcccaatatcatttctttactttcggcgtcgagactctatataggtccttggggtaagggtgcgctggagctacacagggagctcagcaataggttaagggaggcaacaggcaactctcgcgcaaagaatctcaatcgcagttcaacgcgggaatgctgcctgcgtgatgggcaccatgccaagaggcccacctctcttttttaattaaagttttagttttagttattttaatttaatagtagttttagtcctatgggtattttgtattttcataatattttcttaattggGTTGTCTATTTTTCTCGTGGCATAACTACAGGTTGGCAGGTTTGAATCAATTCTAGTTTTTTTCACCCTTTGGTACAGGTATTGCCACCAgtgttgaggtcacgcacaaaaaaacatgtcgtgtaatgacagcaggattttgacatttactcattgatttcattcattctccttttgtgttatcagttctttttgtagctgtgtgtgtaatcattcacttcaactctcgtggcaatatacctatataataataaattaaatctttTAACGCATATGCGCTATTTCATGTAAACATGATGGTTTAGGGTTACCTAGCTGCAAAAATCTGTTTCGAATTTGTGTGATggctgtagtttttttttttttacttcagaCTGGAATTTTTTAGGCAACCCATTTACAATATATTAACtaacttatttaatttcatataaaatacttttcatccaTCGACCAGTTCGGTGAAGGTCGTTCTTAAACGGATCTTTGGCCATTTAAATACATCACAAGCTGAATAAGTcagagttaataaaaaaaaaatcgttaaagAGATTCAACCTTGAATTAGCTCTTAAATAGCGTAGAACCAAGCTCAGTTGCTAAGCTATTTGTCTCCGCATACTTTTAAAATACGAACGAGGATACATTCAACTGCTGGTTTACAGAGGTaaaccaattttaataattaaaaaggtgTGTTGCCAAAacatcaatattatttaaaaaaaatacgctccGAGAACGGATTCCTTAAAAAAAGTACTTGTACtaattatcagttttttttctttacagaATCATCTAAAAATAAGTGTAAGTTTAGTTTCCAAATAAGATTTACAAGtttgaagaaataaataataaaattgttagcTTCTAACAATGTACAGATACCAAAATGGGCTGGAATATCCCAAACCACAATATATCACAGAAGAGGATCTTaaagtgatactcacaaaataTGGATATGTGATcaacgaaataaaaattaaacattatgaAGTCAATTCAGCATGTGAAAACAAAATGCTTGGGTTGTTTGCTGATCATTTGATACTGAAAGTAattgtaatttcaaataatGAGCAGAAAACACACAATTTTTTCATAAAAGCGCTGCCTCGAATTGCAGTAAAAGCATCAATTGTAAGTTCCTTAAATCTATTCGAAAAAGAATTAGTATTTTACCAAATGATCAAAAGCAAAATGGATTTACCAGGTCAGTAATCACATAAAATTCCTTATATAATGTATTTTCAGtgtttttgaaaagaaaattaattattgtttcaataaatgacaaatattttaaactaactGCCATTAAAATgatgttattattttgtaaatgaattaaaaataaaataaataacgattttctctgaaaaacttaaatatggaaaaatattttttgtcataaatTGCTTGTTTTTTATCactagtaataatatttttttaatggcttcGAGATCAAAAAGACATCAATGGTTAATGATAATCAAAGATAACTTTACTTCAATCAATTACTATTCTACAAAAACCTTCTCAGTaaaattaactgtatttttagGCTTGAAACCTTGGAGCAGTAAACTAGTTGCAAATTTGGATAATGCTTTAGTATTCGACGACCTGACGTCTTTACATTATCTAATGCGCAACAAGGATATCAAATTCGACGTGCAGCATACTTTAGAAGCATTGAGAACTCTGGCCCGCTTTCACTCCAGCTCGATCATTTACGAAGAGAATGTAACCAAAAACCTAAACAAACCCTACCGTCTCGGTGAAGAATATGGACAATATTTAGATTTATCGCATTTCGACAAGGCTAATCAATGGTTCATTCAATGCAAAACAGGAGCATTGATGGTTGTTAAAgaatattcaaaatacaaaaatgctGATAAagatcttttaaaaataattgaagacCGATGGTGTGACGTCTGGAACGCCGCATTAGACTATAACGATTCTGAAAGGAGTGTTATTTGTCATAGAGATCTTTGGAACAATAATCTTCTATTTCATTATAAGAAACGGGAAGATGGAAAGTTAGTGCCGGATGACTGTGTCCTGGTTGATTTCCAAACAATCACTTATCAACCGCCAGCACGCGACGTCATGTTCCTTCTCCATTGCAACTTGGAACGTCAGTTTCggaaagaaaatttaaataaattattcgaaTTTTATTTCGATGAACTGAAAAACATCCTTTTGAAATACGGTATAAGGGTAGAGGATATCATTCCAAAGGATAGTTTTGTGAGGTCAGCAAAGAAATATAATCTCTGGGGTTTAGTTGTACATGCTTCTTTGGTTCAACTGATTGGTCTAGACGACAATTTAATGATGAAAAAGTTTAGTGAAGCATCACAGTTTGAAGAAGTATTATGGAATGACAGAACTACATTTATAAGAGAAATGGTTCAAGAAAGTGAATTTTATAAAGGAAAAATCATAATGCCTCTTGAAGAGATTGTGGAAGACTACATACTCactaattaaatagttttttttagaaaccgtgttggtaataataataaatattaaaataggaTGAGTAAAATAATTACATGAATGTGATGGGATTATATAagcgtttattattatttcaataaagttGCAAAACCATTTTCGTTATACTCTAAGCCATGCCACCTACTTTAAgctattgttttatttgatttagtAATTTTCGTAATGGTTATTACAAGTAGTCCTATATTCTATTTGtgtataaaattattgaaaaacactttttatttgTGCACGGACGTGTATGAAGGAGTATAAACTAAAAATTAGTGATTTAATTGAGAGACTTAGAATTCCAGATGTTAGTTATTATACATGaaatttaattgtatgtattatgtgtgttgaataaacttttttattttcattccattttcaattgttttacgtataaatatataaatttgagGCTGTCAGTATTAAAAATGATCTAATGCTGAAGATACATTTAAACAAGCCTATTTTAGGAATCTATGAACGGATAATGAAAcaggataataaaaaaatccaatatCCATTATAACACTACTATTAGGTTTTTTATAACTTCAAAACACATGCCAAAACACATGCGGATGATAATAAATGAGAACTGCGAAAATTTCAGATTATTTTAGCTGTCTGCTTagccattatattttttacaattaaaagCTAGAAAATATTAAGTATCATATTATTACTAAATACATTTGCAGTTTATTACACTATAAAGAACCGGTTTCAATGCattacattttgttttcttttgaatttacatttttattaagtcTGTAAATGCACAAAATTTACTTTTAGTAATTGATATGAGCCAATAGTCGGTgatgcaataccgcgtaactaggaTTTTCcggaaggtataattttcactctCAGACCATTACAATATTAGTAACTACTGTTAGTACAGTGAAAAATTATACCTCATGAAAAATGCTACTTACGCAATGCTTCATTATTTGCTTAAAACcctatattttaacaaaaaagttccTAAAAAAATCCAATAAGTCTTCAGTTGAAACGCTCCATCTTAGTAACATTACCCAAAAAGCGATTTGTTCAAATCGGTCAACAAATAAATTGTTGGAACCAAACGCTGCGACCatccatatattttatttccacGTCATTTGGTCGAGATACATCGTTCCGGGGTAAGTACCTAAGGAAAATACTGGGACATCAATGATATCTTTTCtttccatttatttaattcttaatAGCAAAAACCAATAGGTATATCATTACAATAAATTATAGTTAAAAAGATACCATATTTTAAGACACGTAAATTGATTGattagaattttttataaaGATTGTGAAATCTTTTTAAAGTGACAACGTTGGTCAATGTACTATGTTAACGTCAATGAATGAAAAACGTCACATCAGAATTTATACTGTGCGTTTAGGTTTCTAtcaaaaaatcttgtaaaagttttatcttaatgtttacattaaagtaccGATAAGCAAAAccttaattacatttaatttcgattatcttaaaaaaaaaatttggttgcGATAATCGAATTAGTCGATTTGTagattcatttaataataaaattattgttctaTACATCACACTCGTAATTTAATGGATTTAATTATGTatcagccacataaataactatttttctaCCCAAGAAAATAACCTAATGTCAACAGACGAGTATCAGAAAGAAGGCCCGGGCCCAGCAATGAAGGCACTCAATGGGCTAATAAaaagattattttataaatcgatGTGGAATGTGAATCAAATGATAATAACCTAATAACATTTCGCCTTATAACAACGTACTCCTGTTTAAATGACCTTCAGCTACAATGGATGAACTCTGACCGTTATCACTTAAGCTTAATTGCATCATCGACGACATTTTGGCTAATTTGAATGCGGCTGTGAGCGGTTCCGATTGAgcggttaaaaatagtttttttttcttccctTTGTAAACGAGTAATTGACTAACGACTTCAAATATTTATGCTGAGTAGAGCCTAGTTTATACTCTACTCTAATTGCTACCTACTctaacgtaaatatttttatgtttctcagtctctctctttctctaaAATAGATAGAAACCAGGGGTGCGTGGTCAAACCagataaatcaaaataattgactgttgaaaaaCTATCACTatgttatgtacagtcaactataaaaataacgattcggccaaagttacaagtatttttttatacacgactttattgacacaacattaaggtcgtgtacacatatttttttaactttgtccgtatcgatatctttgtgtactgcaccatcagccaaataagtggtctatcaagtttaaaacaagtttctatcaaattaatatgtcgctaaagtcgaactttcaagttgacagacacgtctattggcattattgttttatgacatgccaacgattatcagctttagggtggtagaccacatatttggctgatgatacttACCGCGtagtaatattttgtttaaacattttattgatgtaataaaattatagatattataccaaaaataattaaaaaagaaatgttAATAATACTGACATAAAGTGGTGCCTTTCACGCCGTGCTCGGTTTTAGAAAACGACGCACCTGGGCCAAttaactattttaccgacactgcgtctcctgcgttaccaaaattgtctctggcgttaccaaaaatcaaacttccaacaagatatttcacggtttaataggttgaacttccgtaggatggcatgtattcatgcacaccatctattaaattacagaaaaaagaagtttacttacataaatcTAAACTAAAACAGATTAGCGTCTACTGCATCGGAATCGGGAGGGTATTTGTTGCTTTGTCTATACAAGTCTACTTCTTAAGCGCAGAAATGCTAATCCAGTGCACGCAGTACCATATGGAactctatacaaagcaacaaatccgtccgctcctTACGCTCCGATTCGGGATTCggatgcagtggacgcgcagaTTAAGGGACCTATGTAAGAGTGGGTAGCAGCGCTCTCTATCGCCAACTACAAACTCTGGACTCCAGTACTGCGATGTTGAAGAAAAGGGGAAACTACCTCACTATTTTCACAAGAAAGTCGTTATGGAGGTTAACTGCTGATCCTCAAACGCGACTGCTCTGTCAAAAGTATAGCGCCTAAAGGTGGTTCTACGCTAGACGAACCGAGCACGAGCGAAGCACGAGCGGAGCCGTTCCCGGCTTCGTCGTTCGCGATGTCAAGTGTGGACACGTCCACGAGCGCACTGCGAGCGCGAAGCAAATCCCTTTGTGTTcgtcaaaaaaccgacaaatgGCGGAACGCAGCCGAGCACGAACGAAACTCTCGCAGCGCGCTCGTTCGAGGCTTGTAAGTCGGTCCACATTAGACGAATGAGGGCTCTCGTTTTTTGtcccactagatggcgcacttttgcgtgaggtttttaagtatggctttcaaaatctgttattacgggcgcgaaaacaaagtttagattaaaatcatatttaatacaccttaaaaccgtaccataaaaatatcgagcatgccacagtgttgcatagtccccgttttgtttggaaaaaagggaggacaaaggcttacgaaaaacaaaactgtctcaaaacacagacattcattgccccggaacgcatatttgtcataattaatttcagatattgcaaaatattcacaaaattattctaattataaataaacccgcgtacctcgcccaaaaactatgagatttgacatttcggagacctcacgctacactagcgcctctagcggcgaatcatacgcgatagccctcattgtgctCGGCTCGTGCTCGGTTCGCCTAGCGTAGACGCACCTTTAGAAAGAAAGTTATAAACTGAGAAAAAAGTGGTACCGATTTCAATAACTACAGTGTGTTACCAGCAGCCAGGCATTTTTTAAGGGAGTTTAAAGTAtcgtatttaattaattaaataaaattcagactttgttaactttctaacaaaattaaattttacttctTAAAATGTCttattaaataactttaaaaagcGAAAATTTAAGATATAAGGACAAGAGATTACGTTGGTTTATTTGCACAGCTGTTAATATGATTGGTTGACCATCTTTTATACAACATGAGCTTTTAAAAGACGCCGTAGGTACAATACGTTTtgacaataaaacaaaaaaaaatcagcgtCGTTGGTGTTGCCATACATCAATATTATGCACTTGACATCCTCGAGATCATTTCTCCGCTTAAGTCAAAGTAATGTGAAAGTCGATCTAGATGACGGTGTGTCAAATGCAATCTGACTCCATCGTTCCCTACGGTCGAGTAAAATATAATGAAAGAACCTTGAGGAATGGGAGTTTAAATGGAGGAAAAATTTCCCATTAATTTTCTGAGAATGGCATTTGGTAACAAACTTTCCTAAAGTAAAAGAAAAGAGTTAAGTGTACTTTGCAGAAGTTTCAGAACGTTACGGAACAAAAACAATCGTGAAATTGGACTTTAACTAATTTTTAGATTTGCAATGTTTTCAATCTGCGAAAGTCTTAATCAGTGATTGAAAAAGTTTGCCCAGAAAAGGGTAGCTGgaggttaaaaaaaatcgcaacaGCGGCGTTAAGAGTTACTCTAAATGCTGTTAACAGACTTATTTAAATCTATTTGGGACGCTGGAATTAGAAGACATAAAAATACGGTTGGCTCAATCATGAAACTGGTTGTTATGATCGTTAGATGAAtagataattgtattgtaatacaaTAAACTTAAACTTACTGCTAAGGAAaattaagtagttttatttcatcattatcgtcaaacAGAAGTCGTCTTTTGCTGGACAAAGGCTATGTATTTACCCCAAAAAGCACCACCATGCTGATCCGGTGCCGCGCGAGTCCATTGGGTTCCTGCCAGTTTCAACAAAGGCCTTAAATTAACACAGT
Above is a window of Choristoneura fumiferana chromosome 2, NRCan_CFum_1, whole genome shotgun sequence DNA encoding:
- the LOC141445315 gene encoding uncharacterized protein, encoding MYRYQNGLEYPKPQYITEEDLKVILTKYGYVINEIKIKHYEVNSACENKMLGLFADHLILKVIVISNNEQKTHNFFIKALPRIAVKASIVSSLNLFEKELVFYQMIKSKMDLPGLKPWSSKLVANLDNALVFDDLTSLHYLMRNKDIKFDVQHTLEALRTLARFHSSSIIYEENVTKNLNKPYRLGEEYGQYLDLSHFDKANQWFIQCKTGALMVVKEYSKYKNADKDLLKIIEDRWCDVWNAALDYNDSERSVICHRDLWNNNLLFHYKKREDGKLVPDDCVLVDFQTITYQPPARDVMFLLHCNLERQFRKENLNKLFEFYFDELKNILLKYGIRVEDIIPKDSFVRSAKKYNLWGLVVHASLVQLIGLDDNLMMKKFSEASQFEEVLWNDRTTFIREMVQESEFYKGKIIMPLEEIVEDYILTN